A region of Lagenorhynchus albirostris chromosome 20, mLagAlb1.1, whole genome shotgun sequence DNA encodes the following proteins:
- the CHD3 gene encoding chromodomain-helicase-DNA-binding protein 3 isoform X2 — protein MVVSEEEEEEEEEGDEEEEEVEAADEDYEEDDDEGVLGRGPGHDRGRDRHSPPGCHLFPPPPPPPLPPPPPPPPPPPDKDDIRLLPSALGVKKRKRGPKKQKENKPGKARKRKKLDSEEEFGSERDEYREKSESGGSEYGTGPGRKRRRKHREKKEKKTKRRKKGEGDGGQKQVEQKSSATLLLTWGLEDVEHVFSEEDYHTLTNYKAFSQFMRPLIAKKNPKIPMSKMMTILGAKWREFSANNPFKGSAAAVAAAAAAAAAAVAEQVSAAVSSATPVAPSGPPALPPPPAADIQPPPIRRAKTKEGKGPGHKRRSKSPRVPDGRKKLRGKKMAPLKIKLGLLGGKRKKGGSYVFQSDEGPEPEAEESDLDSGSVHSASGRPDGPVRTKKLKRGRPGRKKKKVLGCPAVAGEEEVDGYETDHQDYCEVCQQGGEIILCDTCPRAYHLVCLDPELDRAPEGKWSCPHCEKEGVQWEAKEEEEDYEEEGEEEGEKEEEDDHMEYCRVCKDGGELLCCDACISSYHIHCLNPPLPDIPNGEWLCPRCTCPVLKGRVQKILHWRWGEPPVAVPAPQQADGNPDAPPARPLQGRSEREFFVKWVGLSYWHCSWAKELQLEIFHLVMYRNYQRKNDMDEPPPLDYGSGEDDGKSDKRKVKDPHYAEMEEKYYRFGIKPEWMTVHRIINHSVDKKGNYHYLVKWRDLPYDQSTWEEDEMNIPEYEDHKQSYWRHRELIMGEDPAQPRKYKKKKKELQGDGPPSSPTNDPTVKYEAQPRFITATGGTLHMYQLEGLNWLRFSWAQGTDTILADEMGLGKTIQTIVFLYSLYKEGHTKGPFLVSAPLSTIINWEREFQMWAPKFYVVTYTGDKDSRAIIRENEFSFEDNAIKGGKKAFKMKREAQVKFHVLLTSYELITIDQAALGSIRWACLVVDEAHRLKNNQSKFFRVLNGYKIDHKLLLTGTPLQNNLEELFHLLNFLTPERFNNLEGFLEEFADISKEDQIKKLHDLLGPHMLRRLKADVFKNMPAKTELIVRVELSPMQKKYYKYILTRNFEALNSRGGGNQVSLLNIMMDLKKCCNHPYLFPVAAMESPKLPSGAYEGGALIKASGKLMLLQKMLRKLKEQGHRVLIFSQMTKMLDLLEDFLDYEGYKYERIDGGITGALRQEAIDRFNAPGAQQFCFLLSTRAGGLGINLATADTVIIFDSDWNPHNDIQAFSRAHRIGQANKVMIYRFVTRASVEERITQVAKRKMMLTHLVVRPGLGSKAGSMSKQELDDILKFGTEELFKDENEGENKEEDSSVIHYDNEAIARLLDRNQDATEDTDVQNMNEYLSSFKVAQYVVREEDKIEEIEREIIKQEENVDPDYWEKLLRHHYEQQQEDLARNLGKGKRVRKQVNYNDAAQEDQDNQSEYSVGSEEEDEDFDERPEGRRQSKRQLRNEKDKPLPPLLARVGGNIEVLGFNTRQRKAFLNAVMRWGMPPQDAFTTQWLVRDLRGKTEKEFKAYVSLFMRHLCEPGADGSETFADGVPREGLSRQQVLTRIGVMSLVKKKVQEFEHINGRWSMPELMPDPSADSKRSSRASSPTKTSPTTPEASAANSPCTSKPATPAPSEKGDGVRTPLEKDEAENQEEKPEKNSKIGEKMETEADTPSPAPSLGERLEPRKIPLEDEVPGVPGEMEPEPGYRGDREKSATESTPGERGEEKPMDGQEHRERPEGETGDLGKREDVKGDRELRPGPPRDEPRSNGRREEKAEKPRFMFNIADGGFTELHTLWQNEERAAVSSGKLNEIWHRRHDYWLLAGIVLHGYARWQDIQNDAQFAIINEPFKTEANKGNFLEMKNKFLARRFKLLEQALVIEEQLRRAAYLNLSQEPAHPAMALHARFAEAECLAESHQHLSKESLAGNKPANAVLHKGKGRGGPARGRAHNAASEPAGGVAERHEGGRDPPASHAVPNTPHRSPPSDVRAQHPQPAGQQGHGASPHTGLPPGSVRYTSGVRGSLQRRTRRGPGRRRRQLQPDACRVLHHSRHQRPSSAGEEGEGNGGGIGVRRAGSEGAPSRGGDLYRRLTGSQACPSPRPRPRGRPPAQALGPAASPPPSPPLGPPLG, from the exons atggtggtgtcggaggaggaagaagaggaggaagaagagggcgacgaggaggaggaggaggtggaggcggCCGACGAGGACTACGAGGAGGACGACGACGAGGGAGTACTCGGGCGCGGGCCGGGCCACGACCGGGGCCGCGACCGCCACAGCCCCCCCGGCTGCCACCTcttcccgccgccgccgccgccgccgctgcccccgccgccgccgccgccacccccACCGCCAG ATAAGGATGACATTCGGCTGCTGCCTTCAGCACTGGgtgtgaagaagagaaaaagaggaccCAAGAAGCAGAAGGAGAACAAGCCAGGAAAAGCCCGAAAACGCAAGAAGCTT GACAGCGAGGAGGAATTTGGCTCTGAGCGAGATGAGTACCGGGAGAAGTCAGAGAGTGGAGGCAGTGAATATGGAACTGGACCAGGTCGGAAACGGAGACggaagcacagagaaaaaaaggagaagaagacgAAGCGGCggaaaaagggggagggagatggggggcaAAAG CAGGTGGAACAGAAGTCATCGGCAACTCTGCTTCTGACTTGGGGCCTGGAGGACGTGGAACATGTGTTCTCTGAGGAGGATTACCACACACTCACCAACTACAAAGCCTTTAGCCAGTTCATGAG GCCCCTGATTGCTAAGAAGAATCCTAAGATCCCAATGTCTAAGATGATGACCATCCTTGGGGCCAAGTGGAGAGAGTTCAGCGCCAACAACCCCTTCAAGGGGTCGGCAGCTGCTGtggcggcagcggcggcagcggcggccgcAGCTGTAGCTGAGCAGGTGTCAGCAGCTGTCTCATCGGCCACCCCCGTAGCACCTTCCGGACCCCCCGCCCTTCCACCACCCCCTGCTGCTGAtatccagcccccacccatccgaAGAGCCAAAACCAAAGAGGGCAAAG GTCCAGGCCACAAGAGGCGGAGTAAGAGTCCCCGAGTGCCTGATGGACGCAAGAAGCTTCGGGGAAAGAAGATGGCCCCACTCAAAATCAAACTAGGGCTGCTGGGCGgcaagaggaagaagggaggctCG TATGTTTTCCAGAGTGACGAGGGCCCTGAACCAGAGGCTGAGGAGTCAGACCTGGACAGTGGCAGTGTCCACAGTGCCTCAGGCCGCCCTGATGGCCCTGTCCGCACCAAGAAACTGAAGAGAGGCCGgccaggaaggaagaagaagaagg TCCTGGGCTGTCCTGCAGTGGCCGGGGAGGAGGAGGTTGATGGCTACGAGACGGATCACCAGGATTACTGTGAGGTGTGCCAGCAGGGTGGGGAAATTATTCTGTGTGACACCTGCCCTCGTGCCTACCACCTCGTCTGCCTCGATCCTGAGCTCGACCGGGCTCCTGAGGGCAAATGGAGCTGCCCCCACTGC GAGAAGGAGGGGGTACAGTGGGAggccaaggaggaggaggaagactatgaagaggagggggaagaggagggggagaaggaggaagaggacgaCCACATGGAGTACTGCCGTGTGTGCAAGGATGGCGGGGAGCTCCTGTGCTGTGACGCCTGCATCTCCTCCTACCACATTCACTGCCTGAACCCCCCGCTGCCTGACATCCCCAACGGCGAGTGGCTGTGTCCCCGATGCACA TGTCCCGTGCTGAAAGGCCGTGTGCAGAAGATCCTACACTGGCGGTGGGGGGAGCCCCCTGTGGCAGTGCCGGCCCCCCAACAGGCAGACGGGAATCCAGATGCCCCACCCGCACGTCCTCTTCAAGGCAGATCGGAGAGAGAGTTCTTTGTCAAGTGGGTAGGACTGTCCTACTGGCACTGCTCCTGGGCCAAGGAGCTTCAG CTGGAAATTTTCCACTTGGTAATGTACCGAAACTATCAACGGAAGAATGACATGGACGAGCCCCCACCCCTCGACTACGGCTCTGGTGAGGATGATGGGAAGAGTGACAAACGCAAGGTGAAGGACCCGCACTATGCCGAGATGGAGGAGAAGTACTATCGTTTCGGCATCAAGCCAGAGTGGATGACCGTCCACCGGATCATCAACCACAG TGTGGATAAGAAGGGAAATTACCACTATCTAGTGAAATGGAGGGACTTGCCATATGACCAGTCCACGTGGGAGGAAGATGAAATGAACATCCCTGAATATGAAGACCATAAACAAAGCTACTGGAGACACCG AGAACTAATTATGGGGGAGGACCCCGCCCAGCCCCGCAagtataagaagaagaagaaggagctGCAGGGTGATGGGCCTCCCAGCTCTCCTACTAATGAT CCGACAGTGAAATACGAGGCTCAGCCACGGTTCATCACAGCCACTGGAGGCACGCTGCACATGTATCAGCTGGAGGGGTTGAACTGGCTACGCTTCTCGTGGGCCCAGGGCACTGACACCATTCTGGCTGATGAGATGGGACTGGGCAAGACCATACAAACCATCGTCTTCCTCTACTCACTGTATAAGGAG GGCCACACAAAGGGTCCCTTCCTGGTGAGCGCCCCGCTCTCCACCATCATTAACTGGGAGCGGGAGTTCCAGATGTGGGCACCCAAGTTCTATGTGGTGACGTACACGGGTGACAAGGACAGCCGAGCCATCATTCGTGAGAATGAGTTTTCCTTTGAAGACAACGCCATCAAAGGTGGCAAGAAAGCTTTTAAGATGAAG AGGGAGGCGCAGGTGAAGTTCCATGTTCTCCTGACATCATATGAGCTGATCACCATTGATCAGGCAGCTCTTGGCTCCATCCGCTGGGCCTGTCTCGTGGTGGATGAGGCCCATCGGCTCAAGAACAACCAGTCCAAG TTTTTCAGGGTCCTCAATGGCTACAAGATAGATCATAAGTTGCTGCTGACAGGGACTCCACTGCAGAATAACCTGGAGGAGCTCTTCCATCTGCTGAACTTCCTCACCCCAGAGAGGTTTAA CAatctggaaggcttcctggaggagtttGCCGACATATCCAAAGAAGACCAGATTAAGAAACTTCATGACTTGCTGGGGCCACATATGCTGAGGAGGCTCAAGGCTGATGTCTTTAAGAATATGCCGGCCAAGACAGAGCTCATTGTCCGCGTGGAGCTGAGCCCCATGCAGAA GAAATACTACAAGTATATCCTGACCCGAAATTTTGAGGCCTTGAACTCACGAGGAGGTGGGAACCAAGTGTCATTGCTTAACATCATGATGGATCTTAAGAAGTGCTGCAACCATCCGTATCTCTTTCCTGTGGCTGCTATG GAGTCCCCCAAACTTCCCAGTGGGGCATATGAGGGTGGGGCACTTATTAAGGCATCTGGGAAGCTCATGCTGTTGCAGAAGATGCTGCGGAAGCTGAAGGAGCAAGGACACAGAGTGCTCATCTTCTCGCAG ATGACCAAAATGTTAGACTTGCTAGAGGACTTCTTAGACTACGAAGGCTACAAGTATGAGCGCATTGATGGCGGCATCACTGGtgccctgaggcaggaggccATCGATCGCTTCAATG CTCCTGGGGCCCAACAATTCTGCTTCCTCCTGTCCACCCGGGCTGGAGGGCTGGGCATCAATCTGGCCACTGCCGACACTGTCATCATCTTTGATTCAGACTGGAACCCCCATAATGATATCCAG GCCTTCAGCCGTGCTCATCGGATCGGCCAGGCCAACAAAGTGATGATTTACCGGTTTGTGACTCGCGCATCAGTGGAAGAGCGAATCACACAGGTGGCCAAGAGAAAGATGATGCTGACGCATCTGGTGGTGCGGCCTGGGCTGGGCTCCAAGGCGGGCTCCATGTCCAAGCAGGAGCTGGATGACATCCTCAAATTTGGCACCGAGGAGCTATTTAAGGATGAAAATGAGG GGGAGAACAAGGAGGAGGACAGCAGTGTGATTCACTATGACAACGAGGCCATCGCTCGGCTCCTGGACCGGAACCAGGATGCAACTGAGGACACTGACGTGCAGAACATGAATGAGTATCTCAGCTCCTTCAAGGTGGCCCAGTACGTGGTGAGGGAAGAAGACAAG ATTGAGGAAATTGAACGAGAGATCATCAAGCAGGAGGAGAACGTGGATCCCGACTACTGGGAGAAGCTGCTGAGACACCACTACGAGCAGCAGCAGGAAGACCTGGCCCGCAACCTCGGCAAAGGCAAGAGGGTCCGCAAGCAGGTTAACTACAACGATGCTGCTCAGGAGGACCAAG ATAACCAGTCAGAGTACTCAGTGGGATcagaggaggaggatgaagaCTTTGATGAGCGTCCTGAAG GGCGTCGACAGTCCAAGAGGCAGCTCCGGAACGAAAAGGATAAGCCACTGCCTCCACTGCTGGCTCGAGTTGGGGGCAACATTGAG GTGTTGGGATTCAACACCCGTCAGCGGAAGGCCTTCCTCAATGCTGTGATGCGCTGGGGCATGCCACCACAGGACGCCTTCACCACCCAGTGGCTGGTGCGGGACCTCAGGGGCAAGACTGAAAAAGAGTTCAA GGCCTATGTGTCTTTGTTCATGCGCCATCTCTGTGAGCCCGGGGCAGACGGCTCTGAAACCTTTGCTGACGGGGTCCCTCGGGAGGGACTGAGTCGCCAGCAAGTGTTGACCCGCATTGGAGTCATGTCTCTCGTCAAGAAGAAG GTTCAGGAGTTTGAGCACATCAATGGGCGCTGGTCTATGCCGGAGCTGATGCCCGACCCCAGTGCTGACTCCAAGCGTTCCTCCAGAGCCTCCTCTCCTACCAAAACGTCTCCCACCACTCCTGAGGCTTCTGCTGCAAACAGTCCCTGCACCTCAAAACCTG CTACTCCAGCTCCCAGTGAGAAAGGAGATGGCGTAAGGACACCTCTGGAGAAGGATGAAGCAGAAAACCAGGAGGAGAAGCCAGAGAAGAATAGCAAAATTGGGGAGAAGATGGAAACAGAG GCTGatacccccagcccagccccatcaCTTGGGGAGCGGCTGGAGCCAAGGAAGATTCCTCTAGAGGATGAGGTGCCAGGGGTACCTGGAGAGATGGAGCCTGAACCTGGGTACCGTGGGGACAGAGAGAAGTCAG CCACGGAGTCGACGCCaggagagaggggggaggagaagccGATGGATGGACAGGAACACAGGGAGAGGCCGGAGGGGGAGACGGGGGATTTGGGCAAGAGAG AAGATGTAAAAGGGGACCGGGAGCTTCGACCTGGGCCTCCTCGAGACGAGCCGCGGTCCAACGGGCGACGtgaggagaaggcagagaagcCGCGGTTCATGTTCAATATTGCAGACGGTGGCTTCACAG AGCTCCACACGCTGTGGCAGAATGAGGAACGGGCAGCTGTTTCCTCGGGGAAACTCAATGAGATCTGGCACCGAAGACATGACTATTGGCTTCTGGCTGGGATTGTCCT CCATGGCTACGCACGGTGGCAGGACATCCAGAATGATGCTCAGTTCGCCATTATCAACGAGCCATTTAAAACTGAAGCCAATAAGGGGAACTTTCTGGAGATGAAAAATAAGTTCCTGGCGCGGAGATTCAAG CTCCTGGAGCAGGCGCTGGTGAttgaggagcagctgcggcgggCGGCCTACCTGAACCTATCACAGGAGCCGGCGCACCCCGCCATGGCCCTCCACGCCCGCTTCGCCGAGGCCGAGTGCCTGGCCGAGAGCCACCAGCACCTCTCCAAGGAGTCGTTGGCGGGGAACAAGCCGGCCAACGCCGTGCTGCACAAGGGTAAGGGCCGCGGCGGCCCCGCGCGGGGGAGGGCCCACAACGCTGC TTCTGAACCAGCTGGAGGAGTTGCTGAGCGACATGAAGGCGGACGTGACCCGCCTGCCAGCCACGCTGTCCCGAATACCCCCCATCGCAGCCCGCCTTCAGATGTCCGAGCGCAGCATCCTCAGCCGGCTGGCCAGCAAGGGCACGGAGCCTCACCCCACACCG GCCTTCCCCCCGGGTCCGTACGCTACACCTCCGGGGTACGGGGCAGCCTTCAGCGCCGCACCCGTAGGGGCCCTGGCCGCCGCAGGCGCCAATTACAGCCAGATGCCTGCAGGGTCCTTCATCACAG CCGCCACCAACGGCCCTCCAGTGCTggtgaagaaggagaaggaaatggtGGGGGCATTGGTGTCAGACGGGCTGGATCGGAAGGAGCCCCGAGCCGGGGAGGTGATCTGTATAGACGACTGACCGGATCCCAGGCCTGCCCTTCACCCAGGCCCCGTCCCCGAGGCCGACCCCCAGCTCAGGCTCTGGGGCCTGCTGCCAGTCCTCCGCCTTCCCCACCCCTTGGGCCCCCGCTGGGCTAG